The genomic stretch caccagagggagatggagaacaggcagagtgatgggcagaaagagaaaaaaaaggagggggggaagcTAAATATatcggatggggtaagaaggggaggaggggcattaatggaaattaAATCTCTGGCAGCTGGCTTTTGGCAATGGGAACAGAGTTATTACTCGTTTACTCAGTATACCTCCAATAATGTGTAAATCCACTTCAAGAACCTCAGTTTTCCATTGTCACTCTTCCATGGAACCAGTCTAGTACTTGCCCTTTACCACATCTCCAGCACTCCATTCCCCACCTAAAATACTGTGATACAGAGACCTTACCAGTGTTTCAATTAACACATGGTGCCATCCAAATGATTCAACACATCATGTCCTGACAAAATAAACTGGCCAGACAATAAAGCAAACATGGGAGAAAAGCTATGTTGGCAGTATTAACATTAAGCTACAATCTCTTAAAAATCTTTAAAAGCAGTATTAAAATGCTGAATGCTTTTATTTGAAGACACTGACCAACTAGTTAAAATTGGACAGTGTAGTAAAGCTAAGAGCTGTGCCAAATTTTAATATACTTTGTAGTATATTAAATATCTCCTCAGGTGACCAGAAGCACACTGCTGGCACTAAACTTGCCATTTTCCTACATACATTCAATGCAAGTGTTCTATGGGAGGATAACGGATTTGCTTGTTAGGGTCACATATACCAAGTTGTGAATACATATTCTGTTGTTCCTCCTCGGAGACAAGTGGACTGGGTGCAGTCTTTGTGCAAttcagcagctgaaattctttgGTGAAACAGaattcaatctggcccagcgttTGAACTGACACTCCCTGTGGTTGGGGAAGTAGAGTGAAAAAAGAAAAGGAAGTTAAACTATTGAATTACAAGCTCATACCTTCCTAGATATAGGAAATTCACTATAGTGAAGTATTTTTAAAATCAGAACTTTTATCATTTCTagtcaatttttttttcaaacaagGAATTACAGGTCTAAGTCCTTAGAGCTTAAATCACTGTTTAACCTTAATTCCCAGATATGGAGAGATTAATGATTGCTGTATACTGATGATTCCAGCATAATCTCTTGGCAATCCTATCAACAGAAGTGACCTATTGCTTCTGGTACAGGAATAACCTCTCAACACAAACTGGTTTTATTGTTCTGGGTGGACAAGGTGTAAATGCAGACttgtattagaccataagacacaggagaagaattaagccatttggtccattaagtctgctccaccattccattaaggctgatgtattatccctctcaaactcactctcctgccttctccctataactttaGAAGCCCTTACAAATCGAGAACCTATCCACCTCCGctgtaaatatatccaatgacttggtctccacagctgggTGTGGCAATGGATTTcgcagattcgccaccctcttgtgaaagaaatccctcctcaactccgttctcaGGGGACGTCTGTCTATTCTGATACTGTGCTCTGTGATCCTAGGCTGCCCCACTTCCTCTTCGTGTTCACTTCATCTAGGTATTCTGTTTTAAACAGTAGCATGATAGAAGTATGAAAAGTACAATGTTTTAAATTGAAAGCTTGGTTTAATTATAATTTCTTCCAATCCAGGTTTTGTTCAGAACTGTATGAATCACAAGGATACAGGAATGTATTACCTGGGGTGGAAACATGCACTGAATCTTTGGTGTTACCCCATACACTCTCACAAGGGCATCTTCTATGTCCTCCATCTAAAATTGAGAATTTTACAGTAACAGTTATAGCATAGTAATCACAGCATCGTAGGAAAACAAGGTGCTTAAGTTTGAAACGGGAGTGAGGTCTTACCATATAATACTTGGACGATGGCAATATATTAGACTTCTCAAGTACACTAAATAAAGTTTCAAAGATAAGTTAATCACTGGAAATTAAGATCCTGAATTGAAATAAATATCACATTACAGAAGACAGCAATTGATCAGAGATCATTAGAGATGGACAGAGCACAACAGACAAAGATTAGGCTGACATGTTGGCGCTGCTGCCTGACAGCTCCAGCGCCCCAGGCTGAATCCTGACCTCCGGCGGTCTGCATGTGGAGTTCTCCGTGTTCATCCCatatggatctctggtttcctcccacattccaacgacGGTTACCATAAATTATCCTCTCTGTTGGTTTGTGGTAGGATCAGGGTGAAGTTGATACACAAGAGAGTAAAGGTTACAGGGGATAAGTAGAATATAGATTTACTTGGATGAACACATTTGCACTGAGAACCAGCATTAACTGATGGGGCTGTATGATCTCTTATGTAGAAGAAGGTTTATCATAGAGCTCAGGTATAATCAAAAGCAAAAGGAGTGAATGTTAGTGTAGATAAAGAAATGGGTTAAAGTAGACATGAATGCTTTGATTTGGGAATTTTTAAAAGCACAAATTAAATACAAAAAATGGTAGCAGTACGTCTCCTGGCATACACCTCAAACAGAAAGCctttgaacacagaacagtacagacgctttgtttttcaaatgttctagcacatcctcttaacATCAACCTGTCCCAGCACATCAGTCTGTTTTACACAGACCTCACAATCACCGAGGCCCCTCTCActgctgaatactgaagcaaagaataCTTGGAATAAGGAGTGGACGTCGGAGGATTGAGTAAAAACATTGTTAGATTACCCCCGCCCCAATGGGACAGAGTGAGATGAGGAGGATGTGCTACTAAGCAGGAGACAAGCTACCTGTTCAGGTCCAGATTTTTGAACAGTTCCAGGGCTTTACTGAAGTACTTCTTTTGGGAGTCCAAGGCTTCCAGTGTTGCCGCGCAGGTCCCGTGTTTTTGCCACTCGTGCTTCCTGAGAAAGAGACACCCGAAATGTCAGGCTGATTCCACAG from Hemitrygon akajei chromosome 7, sHemAka1.3, whole genome shotgun sequence encodes the following:
- the rnaset2 gene encoding ribonuclease T2 yields the protein MAFRVGLRDLTVAQMFLPLLVAFILSETSDCAKHPWHSLILSHEWPQTVCLMTSEECKVPPSINYWTVHGLWPKANQMCNNSWHFNIKNVQDILSDLKQWWPDVINPNSTRLWKHEWQKHGTCAATLEALDSQKKYFSKALELFKNLDLNSVLEKSNILPSSKYYMMEDIEDALVRVYGVTPKIQCMFPPQGVSVQTLGQIEFCFTKEFQLLNCTKTAPSPLVSEEEQQNMYSQLGICDPNKQIRYPPIEHLH